A genomic window from Sanguibacter antarcticus includes:
- a CDS encoding MarR family winged helix-turn-helix transcriptional regulator, with product MTSGTTPTDDAARQDTAGSEFLALVHASLRRVRRDAQLELEPTGTTPGQYRLLRVLARADGPQRLCDVASALDVVPRSVTSKVEQAHAAGLVRRLPDPVDRRSTRVELTDAGHELLATVGQHRRERADDLLHELSSTDRSELLRLLRLVANDPETTSAG from the coding sequence ATGACGAGCGGGACGACACCAACGGACGACGCAGCACGTCAGGACACTGCGGGGAGCGAGTTCCTCGCGCTCGTCCATGCGTCCCTCCGGCGCGTCCGGCGCGACGCACAGCTCGAGCTCGAGCCCACCGGCACCACCCCGGGGCAGTACCGGCTGCTCCGCGTCCTGGCCCGAGCCGACGGGCCGCAACGGTTGTGCGACGTCGCGAGCGCGCTCGACGTGGTGCCTCGCTCGGTGACCTCCAAGGTCGAGCAGGCCCACGCCGCTGGGCTCGTCCGTCGGCTGCCGGACCCTGTCGACCGCCGCTCCACCCGCGTCGAGCTGACCGACGCAGGCCACGAGCTCCTCGCGACGGTCGGTCAGCACCGTCGGGAACGGGCCGACGACCTGCTCCACGAGCTGTCGAGCACAGACAGGTCTGAGCTCCTGAGGCTCTTGCGCCTCGTCGCGAACGATCCGGAGACGACCTCGGCGGGCTGA
- a CDS encoding ABC transporter ATP-binding protein, whose amino-acid sequence MSLSQQPGGGGGGGLRSFRQDASVKDHVLADGTFRRILVFARPYRRQLTWFLVLIAFDAAIGAATPLVLKAIIDDGITPGRRDVVLWLSLLVAILALASGALGLGQRWFSSHIGEGLILDLRTAVFDHVQAMPLAFFSRTKTGALVQRLNGDVLGAQQAFTSTLSNVFSNSLTVIFVLAAMLTMSWQLTLLSLVLLPAFIFPARWIGPRLAKITRESYAINADTAQIMNERFNVAGAHLAKTYGRPAEESRLYAAAATRVRDIGIKQAMYATIFRIGLTTVAAVAVAVVYGAGGLMAITGSLTVGVVVALAAYLGRLYGPLTALSNVQVDVMTALVSFERVLEVLDLPPTVTDRPDAVDLRDAVATQGASVELDHVTFRYPTAAEVSLASLESVATLTNDPATDTLRDVSLTLAAGEMLAVVGPSGAGKTTLSQLVTRMYDATSGTVQVAGLDVRDVTLESLRATIGTVPQDSHMYHDTIANNLRYARQDATDEQIEDALRAAHVWDLVAALPSGIDTVVGDRGYRLSGGERQRLAIARLLLKAPAIVVLDEATAHLDSESEAAVQRALAAALQGRTSIVIAHRLSTIRHADRIAVLDAGEVVALGTHTELLDGGGLYAELYHKQFAQNDAAAADVLET is encoded by the coding sequence ATGTCCCTGTCCCAGCAGCCCGGAGGCGGCGGAGGCGGAGGGCTCCGCTCGTTCCGACAGGACGCCAGCGTCAAAGACCACGTCCTCGCCGACGGGACCTTCAGACGCATCCTCGTCTTCGCGCGGCCCTACCGCCGCCAGCTGACGTGGTTCCTCGTCCTCATCGCGTTCGACGCCGCGATCGGCGCCGCGACCCCCCTCGTCCTCAAGGCGATCATCGACGACGGCATCACTCCCGGCCGACGCGACGTCGTGCTGTGGCTCTCTCTCCTCGTCGCCATCCTCGCCCTCGCGTCCGGCGCCCTCGGGCTCGGCCAGCGATGGTTCTCCTCCCACATCGGCGAAGGGCTGATCCTCGATCTCCGCACAGCGGTCTTCGATCACGTGCAGGCGATGCCCCTAGCGTTCTTCAGCCGGACGAAGACCGGCGCGCTCGTCCAGCGCCTCAACGGCGACGTCCTCGGCGCTCAGCAAGCATTCACGTCGACGCTATCCAACGTCTTCAGCAACAGCCTCACGGTGATCTTCGTCCTCGCGGCCATGCTCACGATGTCCTGGCAGCTGACGTTGCTCTCGCTCGTGCTGCTCCCCGCCTTCATCTTCCCTGCCCGCTGGATCGGGCCCCGCCTCGCGAAGATCACGCGGGAGAGCTACGCCATCAACGCGGACACCGCACAGATCATGAACGAGCGCTTCAACGTCGCCGGCGCGCACCTGGCGAAGACCTACGGCCGACCGGCCGAAGAGTCTCGTCTGTACGCAGCCGCCGCGACCCGCGTCCGAGACATCGGCATCAAGCAGGCGATGTACGCGACCATCTTCCGGATCGGCCTCACGACGGTGGCCGCGGTCGCTGTCGCGGTCGTCTACGGCGCCGGCGGTCTCATGGCGATCACCGGTTCCCTCACCGTCGGCGTCGTCGTGGCGTTGGCTGCGTACCTGGGCAGGCTCTACGGACCGCTCACTGCACTGTCGAACGTGCAGGTCGACGTCATGACGGCGCTCGTCAGCTTCGAGCGTGTCCTCGAGGTCCTCGACCTTCCCCCGACCGTCACCGACCGACCAGACGCAGTCGATCTTCGCGACGCTGTCGCGACGCAGGGCGCGAGCGTCGAGCTCGACCACGTGACGTTCCGCTACCCGACAGCGGCAGAGGTCTCCCTCGCATCGCTCGAGTCGGTCGCGACGCTCACCAACGACCCCGCGACCGACACGCTGCGCGACGTCAGCCTCACGCTCGCCGCAGGCGAGATGCTCGCTGTCGTGGGCCCGTCCGGCGCAGGGAAGACGACGCTCTCCCAGCTCGTCACCCGGATGTACGACGCGACGTCCGGCACCGTGCAGGTCGCTGGGCTCGACGTCCGCGACGTCACGCTCGAGTCGCTGCGGGCGACCATCGGGACGGTGCCGCAGGACTCGCACATGTACCACGACACGATCGCGAACAACCTGCGCTATGCGCGTCAGGATGCCACCGACGAGCAGATCGAGGACGCGCTGCGGGCCGCGCACGTCTGGGACCTCGTCGCTGCTCTCCCGTCGGGGATCGACACCGTCGTCGGTGATCGTGGGTACCGGCTCTCAGGTGGCGAGCGTCAGCGCCTCGCTATCGCACGGCTCTTGCTCAAGGCACCAGCGATCGTCGTGCTCGACGAGGCGACCGCTCACCTCGACTCCGAGTCCGAGGCCGCGGTGCAGCGCGCCCTGGCCGCTGCGCTCCAGGGCCGGACCTCGATCGTCATCGCGCACCGGTTGTCCACGATCCGCCATGCTGACCGGATCGCCGTCCTCGATGCCGGGGAGGTCGTCGCGCTCGGGACGCACACCGAGCTTCTCGACGGCGGTGGCCTCTACGCCGAGCTCTACCACAAGCAGTTTGCACAGAACGACGCAGCGGCCGCGGACGTTCTCGAGACCTGA
- the rpsA gene encoding 30S ribosomal protein S1 yields MTISTPAKSAPQVAINDIGTAEDFLAAIDATIKYFNDGDIVEGIIVKVDRDEVLLDIGYKTEGVIPSRELSIKHDVDPGEVVKVGDAVEALVLQKEDKEGRLILSKKRAQYERAWGTIEKIKEEDGVVTGTVIEVVKGGLILDIGLRGFLPASLVEMRRVRDLQPYVGKEIEAKIIELDKNRNNVVLSRRAWLEQTQSEVRSTFLQTLQKGQVRPGVVSSIVNFGAFVDLGGVDGLVHVSELSWKHIDHPGEVVEVGQEVTVEVLDVDFDRERVSLSLKATQEDPWQTFARTHAIGQVVPGKVTKLVPFGAFVRVEDGIEGLVHISELAVRHVELPEQVVNVGDDVFVKVIDIDLERRRISLSLKQANEGVDADSEDFDPALYGMTAEYDEAGNYKYPEGFDSETQEWLEGFEAQREVWEAQYAKAHERWEAHRKQVSEAVKADADAAESGESDSGSSSSSSSSSSSSSSSYSSAPAVESTSGGGTLASDEALAALREKLTGN; encoded by the coding sequence ATGACCATCTCTACCCCCGCGAAGTCTGCCCCGCAGGTCGCCATCAACGACATCGGCACTGCAGAAGACTTCCTCGCCGCCATCGACGCCACCATCAAGTACTTCAACGACGGTGACATTGTCGAAGGCATCATCGTCAAGGTCGACCGCGACGAGGTCCTCCTCGACATCGGTTACAAGACCGAAGGCGTCATCCCTTCCCGCGAGCTGTCCATCAAGCACGACGTGGACCCCGGTGAGGTTGTCAAGGTCGGCGACGCCGTCGAGGCTCTTGTTCTCCAGAAGGAGGACAAGGAAGGCCGGCTCATCCTCTCCAAGAAGCGCGCACAGTACGAGCGCGCCTGGGGCACGATCGAGAAGATCAAGGAAGAAGACGGTGTCGTCACCGGAACCGTCATCGAGGTCGTCAAGGGTGGACTCATCCTCGACATCGGCCTCCGTGGCTTCCTTCCTGCCTCGCTCGTCGAGATGCGTCGTGTCCGCGACCTCCAGCCGTACGTCGGCAAGGAGATCGAGGCCAAGATCATCGAGCTCGACAAGAACCGCAACAACGTGGTCCTGTCGCGCCGTGCCTGGCTCGAGCAGACGCAGTCCGAGGTGCGCTCCACCTTCCTGCAGACGCTGCAGAAGGGCCAGGTCCGTCCCGGTGTCGTGTCCTCGATCGTCAACTTCGGTGCGTTCGTCGACCTCGGCGGCGTCGACGGTCTCGTCCACGTCTCCGAGCTCTCGTGGAAGCACATCGACCACCCGGGTGAGGTTGTCGAGGTCGGCCAGGAGGTCACCGTCGAGGTTCTCGACGTCGACTTCGACCGGGAGCGCGTGTCGCTCTCGCTCAAGGCCACGCAGGAAGACCCGTGGCAGACCTTCGCCCGGACGCACGCCATTGGTCAGGTCGTGCCTGGAAAGGTCACCAAGCTCGTCCCGTTCGGTGCGTTCGTCCGCGTCGAGGACGGCATCGAGGGCCTCGTGCACATCTCCGAGCTCGCTGTGCGTCACGTCGAGCTGCCTGAGCAGGTCGTCAACGTGGGCGACGACGTCTTCGTCAAGGTCATCGACATCGACCTCGAGCGTCGCCGGATCTCGCTGTCGCTCAAGCAGGCCAACGAGGGAGTCGACGCCGACAGCGAAGACTTCGATCCCGCTCTGTACGGCATGACGGCGGAGTACGACGAGGCCGGGAACTACAAGTACCCGGAAGGCTTCGACTCCGAGACGCAGGAGTGGCTCGAAGGCTTCGAGGCACAGCGCGAGGTCTGGGAAGCTCAGTACGCCAAGGCGCACGAGCGCTGGGAAGCGCACCGCAAGCAGGTCTCGGAGGCTGTCAAGGCCGACGCGGACGCTGCCGAGTCGGGTGAGTCGGACTCCGGTTCGAGCTCCTCCAGCTCGTCGTCCTCCTCCAGCTCCTCCTCGTCCTACTCCTCGGCTCCGGCCGTCGAGTCGACGTCCGGTGGCGGCACGCTCGCCTCGGACGAGGCGCTCGCCGCGCTTCGTGAGAAGCTCACGGGAAACTGA
- a CDS encoding 6-phosphofructokinase codes for MRIGLLTGGGDCPGLNAAIRAVVKQGLGEYGHTIIGFRNGWKGVVDGDVMPMSRENIRNVLPQGGTMLGTARYHPHSADGGMDAVMATLEAERIEALICIGGDGTLNAASKVADEGIKIVAIPKTIDNDVEGTDLSIGFHTAVNIATEAIDRIHTTAESHNRVMVVEVMGRHAGWIAVNAGIAGGAEIVLAPEEPFDMDRITKFLKHRHRAHANFSIVVVAEGALPREGSSMQYEAQVGKFGEIIAGAIGERVANEIATRTGFDTRLTILGHVQRGGTPTPTDRILGSRFGVAAVDAVSHGETNVMTALRNDEVVLVPLEEIAGKVKHVPSDLLRVARVLA; via the coding sequence ATGCGTATCGGTCTGCTCACAGGCGGCGGAGACTGCCCCGGACTGAACGCCGCGATCCGTGCGGTGGTCAAGCAGGGGCTCGGTGAGTACGGGCACACCATCATCGGCTTCCGCAACGGGTGGAAGGGCGTCGTCGACGGCGACGTCATGCCGATGTCCCGCGAGAACATCCGCAACGTCCTGCCTCAGGGAGGGACGATGCTCGGCACAGCCCGGTACCACCCGCACTCGGCTGACGGCGGCATGGACGCAGTCATGGCCACGCTCGAGGCCGAGCGTATCGAGGCGCTCATCTGCATCGGTGGCGACGGCACCCTCAACGCCGCGAGCAAGGTCGCTGACGAGGGCATCAAGATCGTCGCGATCCCCAAGACGATCGACAACGACGTCGAGGGCACGGACCTGTCGATCGGGTTCCACACCGCGGTGAACATCGCGACCGAGGCGATCGACCGCATCCACACGACGGCCGAGAGCCACAACCGTGTCATGGTGGTCGAGGTCATGGGTCGCCATGCCGGCTGGATCGCTGTGAACGCAGGCATCGCCGGCGGCGCCGAGATCGTGCTCGCACCTGAGGAACCGTTCGACATGGACCGGATCACCAAGTTCCTCAAGCACCGTCACCGCGCCCACGCCAACTTCTCGATCGTGGTCGTGGCAGAGGGAGCCCTCCCGCGGGAGGGAAGCTCGATGCAGTACGAGGCGCAGGTCGGCAAGTTCGGCGAGATCATCGCCGGAGCGATCGGCGAGCGTGTCGCGAACGAGATCGCGACGCGCACGGGCTTCGACACCCGCCTGACGATCCTCGGTCACGTCCAGCGTGGCGGGACACCTACGCCGACGGACCGGATCCTCGGCAGCCGCTTCGGGGTGGCTGCTGTCGACGCTGTCTCCCACGGGGAGACGAACGTCATGACGGCGCTGCGCAACGACGAGGTCGTGCTCGTCCCGCTCGAAGAGATCGCCGGCAAGGTCAAGCACGTGCCGTCCGATCTGCTCCGCGTGGCTCGGGTGCTCGCCTGA
- a CDS encoding class I SAM-dependent methyltransferase, with product MTDSQRAGYQSVPDDLGGKAGRGWWDANASEYLDDHGAFLGDTDFCWCPEGLRESELHVLGPEADLAGRAVLEIGSGAAQCARWLVQRGARVVATDVSAGMLAASRRLDARSGTQVPIAQADARALPFASGSFDAAFTSYGALPFVPDAAAVHDEVYRVLRPGGRWAFSVTHPVRWAFPDDPTARGLTATRSYFDRRPYVERDEHGTITYAEYHRTLGDHVREVSSAGFVLMDVIEPEWPGTTTETWGGWSRTRGERLPGTAIFVADKPAAHR from the coding sequence GTGACAGACTCGCAGCGAGCCGGCTACCAGAGCGTCCCGGACGACCTCGGGGGCAAGGCTGGTCGGGGATGGTGGGACGCGAACGCCTCGGAGTACCTCGACGACCACGGTGCGTTCCTCGGAGACACCGACTTCTGCTGGTGCCCCGAAGGGCTCCGCGAGTCCGAGCTCCACGTCCTCGGTCCTGAGGCTGACCTCGCTGGCCGGGCAGTCCTCGAGATCGGCAGCGGCGCCGCCCAGTGCGCGCGCTGGCTGGTCCAGCGTGGCGCGCGCGTCGTCGCGACGGACGTCTCTGCAGGGATGCTCGCCGCGAGCCGACGTCTCGACGCACGCTCTGGCACGCAGGTCCCGATCGCCCAAGCAGACGCCCGTGCCCTGCCGTTCGCCTCAGGGTCGTTCGACGCAGCCTTCACCTCGTACGGGGCGCTCCCCTTCGTCCCGGACGCTGCGGCCGTCCACGACGAGGTCTACCGGGTGCTGCGACCAGGTGGGCGGTGGGCCTTCTCCGTGACGCACCCGGTCCGGTGGGCGTTCCCCGACGACCCCACCGCCCGGGGCCTGACCGCCACCCGTTCCTACTTCGACCGCCGCCCCTACGTGGAGCGCGACGAGCACGGGACGATCACCTACGCCGAGTACCACCGGACGCTCGGCGACCACGTCCGCGAGGTGAGCTCGGCCGGGTTCGTCCTCATGGACGTCATCGAGCCCGAGTGGCCAGGCACGACCACCGAGACCTGGGGAGGCTGGAGCCGCACCCGCGGCGAGCGCCTTCCAGGCACCGCCATCTTCGTCGCTGACAAGCCGGCGGCCCACCGCTGA
- the polA gene encoding DNA polymerase I, producing MDDRLADVTDTARPRLLLIDGHSMAYRAFFALPVDKFSTSTGQHTNAVHGFVSMLANLIRDERPTHVAVAFDAGSTTFRTEQFPQYKGTRDATPEPFKGQVPLIKEVLESMRIMHLEKDRFEADDILATLSSQADGLGMEVLVCSGDRDSLQFVNENVTVLYPVKGVSELARMTPVAVQTKYGVEPGQYPDLAALVGETSDNIPGVPGVGPKTAAKWINQFGGLEQILEHADEITGKAGESLRAHLEQVRLNRVLNHLLLDVDLPLGPDDLRAQPWDREDMHRVFDALEFRALRERLFAMMPAEDSGDEPGGAPTFEVAVADLTTDGLSGWLTAREGRSLGLEVAGKHTPAAGDAWMVAIADDAGDAAVLDLADLPARDDEALRAWLQDPAAPKVLHGAKGAWHALAGRDYVLDGVVFDTELASYLCHPDQRTYDLGELTIRHLHRELRVEEPETGDQGAFDLSLDGNGEAQRLAVRAAALVQLAEVLAGDLRDRGASDLLTDLELPLGTVLAQIERRGIAMDADYLRELERHFGEVVSAAATEAYAVIGREVNLGSPKQLQEVLFDQLAMPKTKKIKTGFTTDAAALADLFAKTEHPFLEHLLAHRDATRLRQTVEGLLKSVAEDGRIHTTFQQTIAATGRLSSTEPNLQNIPIRTEAGRRIRRAFVVGDGYETLLTADYSQIEMRIMAHLSGDEGLIEAFRTGEDLHSYVGSRVFGVPTSEVTAAMRSKIKAMSYGLAYGLSPFGLSKQLNIEVSEAATLMEDYFSRFGGVRTYLLGVVAEARSIGYTATIMGRRRYLPDLTSDNRQRRDMAERMALNAPIQGSAADIIKVAMLGVEKEIAARGLRSRLLLQVHDELVLEVGPGERTELEALVREQMAGAADLSVPLDVSVGVGTSWHDAGH from the coding sequence ATGGACGATAGGTTGGCAGACGTGACCGACACCGCGCGACCCAGACTCCTGCTGATCGATGGCCACTCGATGGCCTACAGGGCGTTCTTCGCCTTGCCCGTCGACAAGTTCTCGACCTCGACCGGGCAGCACACGAATGCCGTCCACGGCTTCGTCTCCATGCTCGCCAACCTCATCCGTGACGAGCGACCGACACATGTCGCGGTCGCGTTCGACGCTGGGAGCACGACGTTCCGCACCGAGCAGTTCCCGCAGTACAAGGGCACGCGGGACGCGACGCCGGAGCCGTTCAAGGGCCAGGTGCCGCTCATCAAGGAAGTCCTCGAGTCGATGCGGATCATGCATCTCGAGAAGGACCGCTTCGAGGCCGACGACATCCTGGCGACCTTGTCCTCACAGGCAGACGGTCTCGGCATGGAGGTGCTGGTGTGCTCCGGGGACCGTGACTCGTTGCAGTTCGTCAACGAGAACGTCACTGTCCTCTACCCCGTCAAGGGCGTCTCTGAGCTCGCACGTATGACCCCCGTGGCGGTGCAGACGAAGTACGGGGTCGAGCCAGGGCAGTACCCAGACCTGGCCGCGCTCGTGGGCGAGACCAGCGACAACATCCCAGGAGTCCCTGGCGTCGGGCCGAAGACGGCCGCGAAGTGGATCAACCAGTTCGGTGGCCTCGAGCAGATCCTCGAGCATGCAGACGAGATCACCGGCAAAGCGGGGGAGTCGCTGCGTGCCCACCTCGAGCAGGTGCGGCTCAACCGCGTGCTCAACCACCTTCTGCTCGACGTCGATCTGCCCCTCGGGCCGGACGACCTGCGGGCACAGCCATGGGACCGCGAAGACATGCACCGTGTGTTCGACGCGCTGGAGTTCCGGGCGCTCCGTGAGCGGCTCTTCGCCATGATGCCGGCAGAGGACAGCGGCGACGAGCCCGGAGGCGCTCCGACGTTCGAGGTCGCCGTCGCGGACCTCACGACCGACGGGCTCTCGGGGTGGCTGACCGCCCGCGAGGGACGTTCGCTCGGCCTCGAGGTCGCGGGCAAGCACACTCCCGCCGCCGGTGACGCGTGGATGGTGGCGATCGCCGACGACGCGGGCGACGCGGCGGTCCTCGACCTCGCCGACCTGCCTGCACGTGACGACGAGGCGCTGCGTGCCTGGCTGCAGGACCCCGCGGCGCCCAAGGTCCTCCACGGGGCCAAGGGAGCATGGCACGCGCTGGCAGGACGCGACTACGTGCTCGACGGCGTCGTCTTCGACACAGAGCTCGCCTCCTACCTGTGTCACCCGGACCAGCGCACCTACGACCTGGGTGAGCTGACGATCCGGCACCTGCACCGCGAGCTGCGGGTCGAGGAACCAGAGACAGGCGACCAGGGTGCGTTCGACCTCTCCCTGGACGGCAACGGCGAAGCGCAGCGGCTCGCGGTCCGTGCCGCAGCGCTCGTCCAGCTCGCAGAGGTCCTCGCCGGTGATCTACGGGACCGGGGCGCTTCGGACCTGCTCACCGACCTCGAGCTGCCGCTCGGCACCGTCCTCGCCCAGATCGAGCGTCGCGGCATCGCCATGGACGCCGACTACCTCCGTGAGCTCGAGCGCCACTTCGGCGAGGTCGTCTCCGCCGCAGCGACCGAGGCCTACGCCGTCATCGGTCGCGAGGTGAACCTCGGCTCGCCTAAGCAGCTGCAAGAGGTCCTCTTCGACCAGCTGGCGATGCCCAAGACGAAGAAGATCAAGACGGGCTTCACCACCGACGCCGCAGCGCTCGCTGACCTGTTCGCCAAGACGGAGCACCCGTTCCTCGAGCACCTGCTGGCGCACCGCGACGCGACGCGGCTGCGGCAGACCGTCGAGGGGCTCCTCAAGTCTGTCGCCGAGGACGGCCGCATCCACACGACGTTCCAGCAGACGATCGCGGCGACCGGCAGGCTCAGCTCGACCGAGCCGAACCTGCAGAACATCCCCATCCGGACGGAGGCCGGCCGGCGGATCCGTCGCGCGTTCGTCGTGGGCGACGGGTACGAGACCCTGCTCACCGCTGACTACAGCCAGATCGAGATGCGGATCATGGCGCACCTCTCCGGCGACGAGGGCCTCATCGAGGCGTTCCGGACGGGCGAAGACCTGCACAGCTATGTCGGGTCTCGGGTCTTCGGTGTGCCGACGAGCGAGGTCACGGCTGCCATGCGGTCAAAGATCAAGGCGATGTCGTACGGCCTCGCCTACGGGCTCTCGCCCTTCGGTCTCTCGAAGCAGCTGAACATCGAGGTCAGCGAGGCCGCGACGCTCATGGAGGACTACTTCTCACGGTTCGGCGGGGTCCGGACGTATCTCCTGGGAGTCGTCGCCGAAGCCCGCAGCATCGGCTACACCGCGACGATCATGGGCCGTCGGCGCTACCTGCCTGACCTGACGAGCGACAACCGACAGCGCCGCGACATGGCCGAGCGGATGGCGCTCAACGCCCCGATCCAGGGCAGCGCAGCCGACATCATCAAGGTCGCGATGCTCGGTGTCGAGAAGGAGATCGCTGCACGAGGTCTGCGCTCGCGACTGCTCCTCCAGGTGCACGACGAGCTTGTCCTCGAGGTCGGTCCCGGCGAGCGCACCGAGCTCGAAGCCCTCGTGCGTGAGCAGATGGCCGGAGCCGCTGACCTCTCGGTCCCGCTGGACGTCTCAGTGGGTGTCGGCACGAGCTGGCACGACGCCGGCCACTGA
- a CDS encoding hotdog fold thioesterase — MTDMNITEHLTALSAGTLIERMGITLVSASADKVVGTMPVAGNTQPAGLLHGGASVVLAETLGSFAAQLHAGEGRSVVGIEVNATHHHGPRDGVVTGVATPVHRGRTTASYEIVIETADGRRVCTARLTCLVLAPQ; from the coding sequence ATGACAGACATGAACATCACCGAGCACCTGACCGCCTTGTCGGCAGGCACCCTCATCGAACGCATGGGTATCACGCTCGTCTCCGCCAGCGCCGACAAGGTCGTCGGGACGATGCCCGTCGCCGGGAACACGCAGCCTGCGGGGCTCCTCCACGGCGGGGCGAGCGTCGTCCTCGCAGAGACTCTCGGATCGTTCGCTGCGCAGCTGCACGCCGGCGAAGGCCGCTCGGTGGTCGGCATCGAGGTCAACGCGACCCACCACCACGGCCCCCGGGACGGGGTCGTCACAGGGGTGGCCACACCTGTCCACCGAGGGCGGACGACCGCCAGCTACGAGATCGTCATCGAGACGGCCGACGGTCGGCGCGTGTGCACCGCGCGGCTAACCTGCCTGGTGCTCGCTCCCCAGTGA
- a CDS encoding GNAT family N-acetyltransferase: MKQLAALTAVPGGAIRVAVHEDEPVGFLLVRVLEPNVFSDERSVYIEALYVAEHFRRRGAGHALLTAAGDLADSVGALDVYSVPLPGSRGVQRFLARLGFAPAAGHRTVPTAVLQRKLVAENGGSRRQVRGIEDLIARRRKARIETNSGPVDLRAFQASLVVPQETPPATPVAPSSLGSEHQAG; this comes from the coding sequence GTGAAGCAGCTTGCAGCCCTCACCGCGGTGCCCGGGGGAGCGATCCGCGTCGCGGTCCACGAAGACGAGCCGGTGGGCTTCCTCTTGGTCCGGGTCCTTGAGCCGAACGTGTTCAGCGACGAGCGTTCCGTGTACATCGAGGCGCTCTATGTGGCTGAGCACTTCCGTCGCCGTGGCGCGGGGCATGCCCTGCTCACTGCCGCTGGAGACCTCGCCGACTCGGTCGGAGCCCTGGACGTGTACTCGGTGCCGTTGCCCGGGTCTCGCGGTGTGCAGCGATTCTTGGCGCGGCTGGGCTTTGCGCCTGCGGCAGGTCACCGCACGGTCCCGACGGCGGTCCTCCAGCGCAAGCTTGTTGCTGAGAACGGTGGGAGCCGCCGCCAGGTCCGGGGGATCGAGGATCTCATCGCCCGCCGTCGCAAGGCGCGGATCGAGACCAACAGCGGCCCGGTCGACCTGCGGGCCTTCCAAGCGAGCCTCGTGGTCCCGCAAGAGACGCCGCCGGCGACCCCGGTCGCGCCGTCGTCACTGGGGAGCGAGCACCAGGCAGGTTAG
- a CDS encoding ANTAR domain-containing response regulator: MSGVTDNDSTPGMVPPLDLPPLLKPETAEVSVEEEAPAERGPRARTAVVAEDEALIRMDVVETLREAGYEVVGEAGDGETAVRLVLELRPDVVVMDVKMPELDGISAAERIGKAHAAPVVLLTAFSQTELVERARDAGAMAYVVKPFSPADLLPAVEIAISRYSQISALEAEVADLAERFETRKRVDRAKGLLMTKMGLSEPDSFRWIQKTSMDRRLTMREVADAVIEQVG; this comes from the coding sequence ATGTCCGGTGTGACGGACAATGATTCGACCCCAGGTATGGTTCCCCCGCTCGACCTCCCTCCTCTGCTGAAGCCGGAGACCGCGGAGGTCAGCGTCGAGGAAGAAGCCCCAGCCGAGCGTGGTCCGCGAGCGCGGACCGCGGTCGTCGCTGAAGACGAGGCGCTCATCCGCATGGATGTCGTCGAGACGCTCCGCGAGGCCGGGTACGAGGTCGTCGGCGAGGCCGGTGACGGCGAGACCGCGGTCCGTCTGGTCCTTGAGCTGCGCCCAGACGTCGTCGTCATGGATGTCAAGATGCCCGAGCTGGACGGGATCTCTGCCGCTGAGCGGATCGGCAAGGCGCACGCCGCGCCTGTCGTGCTCCTCACGGCCTTCTCGCAGACGGAGCTCGTCGAGCGTGCTCGCGATGCTGGCGCGATGGCCTACGTGGTGAAGCCGTTCAGCCCGGCAGACCTTCTTCCTGCGGTCGAGATCGCGATCTCGCGGTACTCGCAGATCAGTGCGCTCGAGGCCGAGGTAGCAGATCTTGCGGAACGCTTCGAGACGCGTAAGCGTGTCGACCGGGCCAAGGGCCTGCTCATGACGAAGATGGGTCTGAGCGAGCCTGACTCGTTCCGTTGGATCCAGAAGACCTCGATGGACCGCAGGCTCACGATGCGTGAGGTCGCGGACGCTGTCATCGAGCAGGTCGGCTGA
- a CDS encoding site-specific integrase: MVVLEPKDLDLILDNLLEHYRPFIITLVGTGLRFGVATALQVGDLSLDARPPTIRINKAWKQDGDRQPFIDAPKSALSRRTISLSPDLAEMLRDITTDKNGTDLVFVNVARRPIRNNTFWATNWTPAITKAQNPVDADGLPDPDARRLMKRPRIHDLRHTHASWKLAEGMDMFTLSRRLGHETSATTDSRCSHLMPAQHLQAAEVATAAMGRLRPRPSPRGEVATPSAF, from the coding sequence ATGGTCGTCCTGGAGCCGAAGGACCTCGACCTCATCCTGGACAACCTGCTTGAGCACTACCGGCCGTTCATCATCACCCTCGTCGGAACCGGCCTGCGATTCGGCGTGGCGACCGCGCTCCAGGTTGGGGACCTCTCCCTCGACGCTCGCCCACCCACCATCCGCATCAACAAGGCCTGGAAGCAGGACGGCGACCGGCAACCGTTCATCGACGCACCGAAGTCGGCCCTGTCACGGCGGACCATCTCCCTGTCCCCCGATCTCGCCGAGATGCTCCGAGACATCACCACGGACAAGAACGGGACGGATCTCGTGTTCGTCAACGTCGCCAGGCGCCCGATCCGCAACAACACCTTCTGGGCCACCAACTGGACGCCGGCGATCACCAAGGCACAGAACCCGGTCGACGCGGACGGCTTGCCGGACCCCGACGCGCGACGGCTGATGAAGCGTCCGCGGATCCACGACCTGCGGCACACCCACGCGAGCTGGAAGTTGGCAGAAGGGATGGACATGTTCACGCTGTCCCGGAGGTTGGGGCACGAGACCTCTGCGACGACGGACTCGCGATGCAGCCACCTGATGCCTGCCCAGCACCTCCAGGCCGCCGAGGTGGCCACGGCGGCGATGGGACGGCTGCGTCCGCGGCCGTCGCCACGCGGAGAAGTAGCGACGCCTTCCGCGTTTTGA